One stretch of Euphorbia lathyris chromosome 7, ddEupLath1.1, whole genome shotgun sequence DNA includes these proteins:
- the LOC136235055 gene encoding uncharacterized protein codes for MDIYREETLEHMGYLWTAWRSTLYLTYVRPCKTKGEALKNCPPFINVGDWTWLVNEKFSTEEFQRMSKRNMKNRAKTVMPHRSGSKPHRAIIYDMDEIVKTTQFDPSLSTMEVIDKCFGPQSHNRVFGYGGGIKRKQLSGPKSTYEKELEAKIQARDAKIQDNEEENRNLKRRLEAIESRLDMGNGCVQSSPVASPSTNSDHHEGILK; via the exons ATGGACATTTATCGCGAAGAAACTTTGGAGCATATGGGTTATTTGTGGACAGCATGGAGGTCAACTTTGTACCTTACTTATGTGAGACCTTGCAAAACGAAAGGAGAAGCCTTGAAAAATTGTCCACCGTTTATTAATGTTGGAGATTGGACATGGCTTGTGAATGAGAAGTTCTCTACTGAAGAATTTCAG AGAATGAGCAAAcgaaatatgaaaaatagagCCAAGACTGTGATGCCTCATCGAAGTGGAAGTAAACCACATCGAGCAATTATTTATGATATG GATGAAATTGTGAAGACCACACAATTTGACCCATCACTTTCTACGATGGAGGTGATTGACAAATGCTTTGGACCGCAGTCCCACAACCGTGTCTTTGGTTATGGAGGTGGAATAAAGCGAAAGCAATTGAGTGGACCAAAATCTACTTATGAAAAAGAGCTTGAGGCTAAAATCCAAGCAAGGGATGCTAAAATCCAAGATAATGAAGAAGAAAATCGTAATCTCAAGAGAAGATTGGAGGCGATTGAAAGTAGGTTAGACATGGGGAATGGTTGTGTCCAATCATCACCTGTTGCATCTCCAAGTACAAATTCTGACCATCATGAG GGAATATTAAAGTGA